Proteins from a single region of Amycolatopsis sp. CA-230715:
- the mptB gene encoding polyprenol phosphomannose-dependent alpha 1,6 mannosyltransferase MptB: protein MAVSRISAPEIAGTSALPLEEGERRALDVVRRLGTVGALLLAAGSLGAGAAPVLNPVQDIPVLRLFIRIPTVSLAVAFAGMAMMVIAWLLLGRFARPGNARMASNRQLSRTLAMWLTPLVAIPPLFSRDVYAYLAQSEIVHRGMDPYSLGPAAALGVGDPLTANVSLLWRETSPPYGPLYFRLGGWLAGISGNNTILGVLLHRGLALIGVALIVWAAARLAKRFGVPPATALWLGAINPLVLFHLVAGAHNDSLAIGLMMAGLELGLRRLPARVKGDSPPPLADGELLFIALGTAVITVGVSVKLYAIVALPFFAVMVARRWHGRVADLVRAAVPMFVVFAVVLVAVCLGSGLGFGWVANLGTPGLVRSLLSPVAELVSLGGLLGIALGLGNHTEGLVPILNVLGYATAAAITLKFLWASFRWRYRPIIGLGVSLGAVMVLQVTLQPWYLLWAVIPLAAAAGTSRFRVAATAVSVVLSLASYPNGGTYGGSSFVVVQAIVAALVVVALAVVIVARVEPQLIRRPDGSWFSAAAGPPTSGS from the coding sequence GTGGCCGTGAGCAGGATCAGCGCACCGGAGATCGCCGGTACCTCCGCGTTGCCGCTCGAAGAGGGCGAACGGCGCGCGCTCGACGTCGTCCGCAGGCTCGGCACCGTCGGCGCGCTGCTGCTCGCCGCCGGCTCGCTCGGCGCGGGCGCCGCCCCGGTGCTCAACCCGGTGCAGGACATCCCGGTGCTCCGGCTGTTCATCCGCATCCCGACCGTTTCGCTCGCGGTCGCGTTCGCCGGGATGGCGATGATGGTGATCGCTTGGCTGCTGCTCGGCCGGTTCGCCCGCCCCGGCAACGCCCGCATGGCCAGCAACCGCCAGCTCAGCCGCACGCTCGCGATGTGGCTGACGCCGCTGGTCGCCATCCCGCCGCTGTTCTCCCGCGACGTCTACGCCTACCTCGCGCAGAGCGAGATCGTGCACCGCGGCATGGACCCGTACTCGCTCGGGCCCGCCGCGGCGCTCGGCGTCGGCGACCCGCTCACCGCGAACGTTTCGCTGCTGTGGCGCGAAACCTCGCCCCCGTACGGCCCGCTGTACTTCCGGCTCGGCGGCTGGCTGGCCGGGATCTCCGGCAACAACACGATCCTCGGCGTCCTGCTGCACCGCGGGCTCGCCCTCATCGGCGTCGCGCTGATCGTGTGGGCGGCGGCGCGGCTCGCGAAGCGGTTCGGGGTCCCGCCCGCCACCGCGCTGTGGCTCGGCGCGATCAACCCGCTCGTGCTCTTCCACCTCGTCGCGGGCGCGCACAACGACTCGCTCGCGATCGGGCTGATGATGGCCGGGCTCGAACTGGGGCTGCGCAGGCTCCCGGCGCGCGTCAAGGGCGACAGCCCGCCACCGCTCGCGGACGGCGAACTGCTCTTCATCGCGCTCGGCACCGCCGTGATCACCGTCGGCGTCTCGGTGAAGCTGTACGCGATCGTGGCGCTGCCGTTCTTCGCGGTGATGGTCGCGCGGCGCTGGCACGGGCGGGTCGCCGACCTGGTCCGCGCCGCGGTGCCGATGTTCGTGGTGTTCGCCGTGGTGCTGGTCGCCGTGTGCCTCGGCTCGGGGCTCGGGTTCGGCTGGGTCGCGAACCTCGGCACGCCGGGCCTGGTCCGCAGCCTGCTGTCCCCGGTCGCCGAGCTGGTCAGCCTCGGCGGCCTGCTCGGGATCGCGCTCGGCCTCGGCAACCACACCGAAGGGCTCGTGCCGATCCTGAACGTGCTGGGCTACGCCACCGCCGCCGCGATCACGCTGAAGTTCCTGTGGGCGAGCTTCCGGTGGCGCTACCGCCCGATCATCGGGCTCGGCGTCTCGCTCGGCGCCGTGATGGTCCTGCAGGTCACGCTCCAGCCGTGGTACCTGCTGTGGGCGGTGATCCCGCTCGCCGCCGCCGCGGGGACCTCGCGGTTCCGCGTCGCGGCGACCGCGGTCAGCGTGGTGCTGTCATTGGCGAGCTACCCCAACGGCGGCACTTACGGCGGCAGCTCTTTCGTTGTCGTGCAAGCGATCGTCGCCGCGCTCGTGGTGGTCGCGCTCGCCGTGGTGATCGTGGCCAGAGTGGAACCCCAGCTCATCCGGCGCCCCGACGGCTCGTGGTTCAGCGCCGCAGCGGGGCCGCCGACTTCAGGGTCCTGA
- a CDS encoding DUF1761 domain-containing protein, which yields MAGINVFAVLVSTVVAFVVSSTWYAVFGARRAALLAGGEVSEVDLTRPAPGKMLVELVRTTVLALVFAVFVAQFAVGGVGGALVLALVSWVAFPGVLLSGSVLWDGVPWRLAVIHGGDWLLKLLALALIIGAWR from the coding sequence ATGGCCGGGATCAACGTGTTCGCCGTGCTGGTGTCGACCGTGGTCGCGTTCGTGGTGAGCTCCACCTGGTACGCGGTGTTCGGGGCGCGCCGGGCCGCGCTGCTCGCTGGGGGAGAAGTGTCCGAAGTGGACCTGACGCGCCCCGCGCCGGGGAAGATGCTGGTGGAACTGGTGCGGACCACCGTGCTCGCGCTCGTGTTCGCCGTGTTCGTCGCCCAGTTCGCCGTCGGCGGCGTGGGTGGCGCGCTGGTGCTGGCGTTGGTGTCCTGGGTCGCCTTCCCCGGCGTGCTGCTCTCCGGTTCGGTGCTGTGGGACGGCGTGCCCTGGCGGCTCGCCGTCATTCACGGCGGTGACTGGTTGCTGAAGCTGCTCGCGCTGGCGCTCATCATCGGCGCGTGGCGTTGA
- a CDS encoding GGDEF domain-containing protein yields the protein MPRNWALWKQRRHVTAYCLLSEAVAILLTVLRLHEEPIDGRAVALWVTLAVLAVAQAELGRQVERVRRRVAGSAHINMTSVWLFAGVLLLPAVLTAALTVVLYLHLAVRSWYRLHRVSPFRTVSNATILVLTCYASKAVLTAFGMADLRAAMEIPWLGSIAVALALVVHFVVNALLVLPARNDPGRTFVDLFGGWSDNALELATLCLGAFNALALTVLPGLTVLVLPPMLILHRTVLVKQLETAATRDDKTGLLNSAGWHAIADHALAQAERRRTTLGLLMIDLDHFKRVNDTYGHLAGDAVLKAVASAIQSEVRDQNDAVGRFGGEEFVVLLPEISAIDLAAVAERIRGSVREIALKVDSEEEVREIADLSASLGTAMYPAAGTGVQRLLDAADMALYHAKRTGRDRIVHVADLK from the coding sequence ATGCCCCGTAACTGGGCGTTGTGGAAGCAACGGCGCCACGTGACCGCGTACTGCCTGCTGAGCGAGGCCGTGGCGATCCTGCTGACGGTGCTCAGGCTGCACGAGGAGCCGATCGACGGCCGTGCCGTCGCACTGTGGGTGACGCTGGCGGTGCTCGCCGTGGCCCAGGCCGAACTGGGCAGGCAGGTCGAACGGGTGCGGCGCCGGGTGGCCGGGTCCGCGCACATCAACATGACCTCGGTGTGGCTGTTCGCGGGCGTGCTGCTGCTGCCCGCGGTGCTCACCGCCGCGCTGACCGTGGTGCTGTACCTGCACTTGGCGGTGCGCAGCTGGTACCGCCTGCACCGGGTTTCGCCGTTCCGGACGGTCAGCAACGCCACCATCCTCGTGCTGACCTGCTACGCGTCGAAGGCGGTGCTGACCGCGTTCGGGATGGCCGATCTGCGCGCGGCGATGGAGATCCCGTGGCTCGGGTCGATCGCGGTGGCGCTCGCGCTCGTCGTGCACTTCGTGGTGAACGCGCTGCTGGTGCTGCCCGCCCGCAACGATCCAGGCCGCACGTTCGTCGACCTGTTCGGCGGCTGGTCCGACAACGCGCTGGAGCTGGCCACGCTGTGCCTCGGCGCGTTCAACGCGCTCGCGCTGACCGTGCTGCCGGGGCTCACCGTGCTGGTGCTGCCGCCGATGCTCATCCTGCACCGCACCGTGCTGGTCAAACAGCTCGAGACCGCGGCCACCCGCGACGACAAGACGGGCCTGCTCAACAGCGCGGGCTGGCACGCCATCGCCGATCACGCGCTGGCGCAGGCGGAACGGCGGCGGACCACGCTCGGGCTGCTGATGATCGACCTCGACCACTTCAAGCGCGTCAACGACACCTACGGCCACCTCGCGGGGGACGCGGTGCTGAAGGCGGTGGCGTCGGCGATCCAGAGCGAGGTGCGCGACCAGAACGACGCCGTCGGCCGGTTCGGCGGCGAGGAGTTCGTGGTGCTGCTGCCCGAGATCTCGGCGATCGACCTCGCTGCGGTCGCCGAGCGGATCCGCGGCTCGGTACGGGAGATCGCGCTCAAGGTCGACTCGGAGGAAGAGGTCCGCGAGATCGCCGACCTGTCCGCCTCGCTCGGCACCGCGATGTACCCCGCGGCGGGCACCGGTGTGCAGCGCCTGCTCGACGCCGCGGACATGGCGCTGTACCACGCGAAGCGCACCGGGCGGGACCGCATCGTGCACGTCGCCGACCTCAAATGA
- a CDS encoding MBL fold metallo-hydrolase, protein MGSDIKATIRPVGDRVGVYVQQGGWWLSNSGWVSGDHKTLLIDTCATERRTRALLATVNRYTRPGSRDLAAAITHGDGDHANGAGLIHGLGGEVLATPSAAAEILSGPHVYPEVFDCSDWGDITPPAKITPVTSAQTLDLGGITVEVHPVPFVAHTRGDLVVVVPSAKVFFTGDLFCSGSFPTLQEGSLHGWLDALRWLGRFEVHTAIPGHGEPSTQRGHLSLSTSNHLHWLDEVTQPERPDYDALMDEARRRWPSWGGLERVALNLRAAHAENHGYPLDIQAALAAMTAAAGGRIALAL, encoded by the coding sequence ATGGGGAGTGACATCAAGGCCACCATCCGGCCCGTCGGCGACCGCGTCGGCGTCTACGTCCAGCAGGGCGGCTGGTGGCTGAGCAACTCCGGCTGGGTCTCCGGCGACCACAAGACGCTGCTGATCGACACGTGCGCCACCGAGCGCCGCACCCGCGCGCTGCTCGCCACCGTGAACCGGTACACCAGGCCGGGTTCGCGCGATCTCGCCGCCGCGATCACCCATGGCGACGGCGACCACGCGAACGGCGCCGGCCTGATCCACGGCCTCGGCGGCGAAGTGCTGGCCACGCCCAGCGCGGCGGCCGAGATCCTGTCCGGCCCGCACGTCTACCCCGAGGTCTTCGACTGCTCGGACTGGGGCGACATCACCCCGCCCGCGAAGATCACGCCGGTCACCAGTGCCCAGACGCTCGACCTCGGCGGGATCACCGTGGAGGTGCACCCGGTCCCGTTCGTCGCGCACACCCGCGGCGATCTCGTGGTCGTGGTGCCCTCGGCGAAGGTCTTCTTCACCGGCGACCTGTTCTGCTCCGGCTCGTTCCCGACGCTGCAGGAAGGGTCGCTGCACGGCTGGCTCGACGCGCTGCGCTGGCTCGGCCGGTTCGAGGTGCACACCGCGATCCCCGGGCACGGCGAACCCAGCACCCAGCGCGGCCACCTGAGCCTGTCGACCTCCAACCACCTGCACTGGCTCGACGAGGTGACCCAGCCCGAGCGGCCCGACTACGACGCGCTGATGGACGAAGCGCGGCGGCGCTGGCCGTCGTGGGGCGGCCTCGAACGCGTCGCGCTGAACCTCCGGGCCGCGCACGCCGAGAACCACGGCTACCCGCTGGACATCCAGGCCGCGCTGGCCGCGATGACCGCGGCGGCAGGCGGCAGGATCGCCCTCGCGCTGTGA
- a CDS encoding GntR family transcriptional regulator: MTSARDERRRTVEDLLRQRILSTAIEPGQRVNESQVADELGVSRTPVREALLRLEGQGWVRFDHGRGFVVTPLSADEVRETYPIIAQLEQLAVTTTGPALRGLAPALAEINRDFADSAEPGRSHELDARFHRTLVSRCGNGRLVALLARQWQTLSRYEYFYMADATDHQRSAEQHDAIISAIEAGDLAKVTDKVADNTVGSMYVLLDRLYR, from the coding sequence ATGACCTCCGCGCGCGACGAACGCCGCCGGACGGTCGAAGACCTGTTGCGGCAACGGATCCTCTCGACCGCGATCGAGCCGGGGCAGCGCGTCAACGAGAGCCAGGTCGCCGACGAACTGGGGGTCAGCCGGACCCCGGTACGCGAAGCGCTGCTACGGCTCGAAGGCCAGGGCTGGGTGCGCTTCGACCACGGCAGGGGCTTCGTCGTGACACCGCTGAGCGCGGACGAAGTCCGCGAGACCTACCCGATCATCGCCCAGCTCGAACAGCTCGCCGTCACCACCACGGGGCCGGCGCTGCGCGGGCTCGCCCCGGCGCTCGCCGAGATCAACCGGGACTTCGCGGACTCCGCCGAACCCGGCCGCTCGCACGAGCTCGACGCGCGGTTCCACCGGACGCTGGTTTCGCGCTGCGGCAACGGAAGGCTCGTCGCGCTGCTGGCGCGGCAGTGGCAGACGCTGTCCCGGTACGAATACTTCTACATGGCCGACGCGACCGATCACCAGCGCTCGGCCGAGCAGCACGACGCGATCATCTCCGCGATCGAAGCCGGTGACCTCGCGAAGGTGACGGACAAGGTCGCCGACAACACGGTCGGCTCGATGTACGTCCTCCTCGACCGTCTCTATCGGTGA
- a CDS encoding DUF3703 domain-containing protein, translating to MSEETYENAMSEARAAMERRNWAEAYRHFGRAHDLGHDVLADHLAAHRGMIRAAWRGGRVDRVLRNVVLLIGGALFDRDAKPASR from the coding sequence GTGTCCGAGGAGACCTACGAAAACGCCATGTCCGAGGCTCGTGCCGCGATGGAGCGGCGGAACTGGGCCGAGGCGTACCGGCACTTCGGCCGGGCGCACGACCTCGGCCACGACGTGCTCGCCGACCACCTCGCCGCCCATCGCGGGATGATCCGCGCCGCGTGGCGAGGTGGCCGGGTCGACCGGGTGCTGCGGAACGTGGTCCTGCTGATCGGCGGCGCGCTCTTCGACCGCGACGCGAAACCGGCCTCGCGCTGA
- a CDS encoding MFS transporter, translated as MAESGAHEAVGGKLTADQITVTEPGIIRRAIGAAAIGNVTEWFDFGVFAYLQTTIQKVFFTGASQTVATIGTLGLFAVAFLVRPFGGMFFGPLGDRIGRTKVLSLTVILMAIGTFAIAFIPSYAAIGAAAPMLMLLARLLQGFSTGGEYGGAMAFIAEYAPDKRRGFLGSWLEFGTLTGYAIGATCATLITSLIPEDDLLSWGWRIPFLISGPIGLIGLYLRLKLEETPAFKALAAESEGREGNQTLREIKDIFSKYWRPMLVCGGLVLVFNVTNYMLTSYVPTYLEEPLKGAGISSTTSQVLQIVVLLLMMVFITFVGKLSDKIGRRPVIYAGCVLMIVLAVPSVLLMRAGGFWPVFSGLALMGLMLLCFNSTMPSTLPALFPTEIRYGALAISFNLAVSLFGGTTAVVTAGLIAATGDLNWPGYYLIAAGIIGAIACYFTKESARKPLPGSPPAAATREEAEEIAAASQR; from the coding sequence GTGGCAGAGTCCGGTGCACACGAAGCCGTCGGCGGGAAGCTGACCGCCGATCAGATCACCGTCACCGAGCCAGGCATCATCCGGCGGGCGATCGGCGCCGCCGCCATCGGCAACGTCACCGAGTGGTTCGACTTCGGTGTCTTCGCGTACTTGCAGACCACCATCCAGAAGGTGTTCTTCACCGGTGCCAGCCAGACCGTCGCGACGATCGGGACGCTGGGGCTGTTCGCGGTCGCCTTCCTGGTCCGCCCGTTCGGCGGCATGTTCTTCGGCCCGCTCGGCGACCGGATCGGCCGCACGAAGGTCCTTTCGCTCACGGTGATCCTGATGGCGATCGGCACGTTCGCGATCGCGTTCATCCCGAGCTACGCCGCGATCGGCGCCGCCGCGCCGATGCTGATGCTGCTCGCCAGGCTGCTGCAGGGCTTCTCCACCGGTGGCGAGTACGGCGGCGCGATGGCGTTCATCGCCGAGTACGCGCCCGACAAGCGCCGCGGCTTCCTCGGCAGCTGGCTCGAGTTCGGCACGCTGACCGGGTACGCGATCGGCGCCACCTGCGCCACGCTCATCACGAGCCTGATCCCCGAGGACGACCTGCTCAGCTGGGGCTGGCGGATCCCGTTCCTGATCTCGGGGCCGATCGGGCTCATCGGGCTCTACCTCCGGCTCAAGCTCGAAGAGACCCCGGCGTTCAAGGCGCTCGCCGCCGAGTCCGAGGGCAGGGAGGGCAACCAGACCCTGCGCGAGATCAAGGACATCTTCAGCAAGTACTGGCGCCCGATGCTGGTGTGCGGCGGGCTGGTGCTCGTCTTCAACGTCACCAACTACATGCTCACCTCGTACGTGCCGACCTACCTCGAAGAGCCGTTGAAGGGCGCGGGGATCAGCTCGACCACGTCGCAGGTGCTGCAGATCGTGGTGCTGCTGCTGATGATGGTGTTCATCACCTTCGTCGGGAAGCTGTCCGACAAGATCGGCAGGCGCCCGGTCATCTACGCGGGCTGCGTCCTCATGATCGTGCTCGCCGTGCCGTCGGTGCTGCTGATGCGCGCGGGCGGGTTCTGGCCGGTGTTCAGCGGGCTCGCGCTGATGGGCCTGATGCTGCTGTGCTTCAACAGCACGATGCCTTCGACGCTGCCCGCGCTGTTCCCGACCGAGATCCGCTACGGCGCGCTGGCGATCTCGTTCAACCTCGCGGTGTCGCTGTTCGGCGGCACCACGGCCGTGGTGACCGCGGGCCTGATCGCCGCGACCGGTGACCTGAACTGGCCCGGCTACTACCTCATCGCGGCGGGCATCATCGGCGCGATCGCCTGCTACTTCACAAAGGAATCCGCGCGGAAGCCACTGCCGGGATCGCCCCCGGCCGCGGCCACCCGCGAAGAGGCCGAAGAGATCGCGGCGGCGTCCCAGCGCTGA
- a CDS encoding LysR family transcriptional regulator, protein MFDSALLRSFLAVERSGGFTAAAKQLGLRQSTVSGHIARLEQAVGRELFLRDTHRVDLTPDGSAMLGFARAILAAQEQAQRYFSGDELTGRIRFGASEDVVAMELPRVLREFRAHHPSVDLELAVGRSETLHRRLRANQLDLVLVKRRPGERHGTPVYRDRLVWAGPEGTRAEVTDPVPLVTYPDPSLTREAALRALENAGLGHRLTCVADSQQGLRAGVLAGLGFIVHAETLLPPGLVPVDPAAGLPDPGSLEFVLVNRPREPSPQERALVDAIKQNSFRLHSGRTARGDW, encoded by the coding sequence ATGTTCGACTCCGCGCTGCTGCGCAGCTTCCTCGCCGTCGAGCGCAGCGGCGGGTTCACCGCCGCGGCCAAGCAGCTCGGCCTCCGCCAGTCCACGGTCAGCGGGCACATCGCGCGGCTGGAGCAGGCCGTCGGCCGCGAGCTGTTCCTGCGCGACACCCACCGCGTCGACCTCACTCCCGACGGTTCCGCGATGCTCGGGTTCGCGCGGGCCATCCTCGCCGCCCAGGAGCAGGCGCAGCGCTACTTCAGCGGCGACGAACTGACCGGGCGGATCCGGTTCGGCGCGTCGGAGGACGTGGTGGCGATGGAACTGCCGCGGGTGCTGCGCGAGTTCCGCGCGCACCACCCGTCGGTCGATCTCGAACTCGCCGTCGGGCGCAGCGAAACCCTGCACCGGCGGCTGCGCGCGAACCAGCTCGACCTCGTGCTCGTCAAGCGGCGCCCCGGCGAACGGCACGGCACCCCGGTCTACCGCGACCGCCTGGTCTGGGCCGGTCCCGAGGGCACGCGGGCGGAGGTGACCGATCCGGTCCCGCTGGTCACCTACCCCGATCCCAGCCTCACCAGGGAGGCCGCGCTGCGGGCGCTGGAGAACGCTGGCCTCGGCCACCGGCTGACGTGCGTCGCCGACAGCCAGCAGGGCCTGCGCGCGGGCGTGCTCGCCGGGCTCGGGTTCATCGTGCACGCCGAGACGCTGCTGCCGCCGGGGCTCGTCCCGGTCGATCCCGCCGCCGGCCTGCCCGATCCCGGCAGCCTGGAGTTCGTGCTCGTCAACCGGCCGCGCGAGCCGAGCCCGCAGGAACGCGCGCTCGTCGACGCGATCAAGCAGAACTCGTTCCGCCTGCACTCGGGCCGGACGGCACGCGGCGACTGGTGA
- a CDS encoding bile acid:sodium symporter family protein, with the protein MKVPSKFDPFVPLILLTVGVASVLPAAGAFADVLGWATKIVIGLLFFIYGARLSPAQAWDGVKQWRLHGVVLAATFVLFPALGLAARPLVPSVLTPDLYTGLLFLCLVPSTVQSSIAFTSMARGNVAGAIVSASFSNIIGIVLTPLLVLALMSTTGGGIDASSIVDIVLQLLAPFVLGQLLRPWLRAPMERHAAKTKLVDRGSILLVVYAAFSEGMRQHIWSSVSALRIVAVAAVCAVLLAVVLGLTALLGKRLGFTRADRIVVLFCGSKKSLAAGLPMATVFFAGQPVGLIVLPLMIFHQIQLIVCSVLAQRFARAAAKEDAEDTSAPQPVGA; encoded by the coding sequence ATGAAGGTCCCGTCGAAGTTCGATCCGTTCGTGCCGTTGATCCTGCTCACCGTGGGCGTCGCGAGCGTGCTGCCCGCCGCCGGAGCCTTCGCGGACGTGCTCGGCTGGGCCACGAAGATCGTCATCGGCCTGCTGTTCTTCATCTACGGCGCGCGGCTTTCGCCCGCGCAGGCGTGGGACGGCGTGAAGCAGTGGCGCCTGCACGGCGTGGTGCTCGCCGCGACCTTCGTGCTCTTCCCGGCGCTCGGCCTCGCCGCGCGCCCGCTCGTGCCCTCGGTGCTGACCCCCGACCTCTACACCGGCTTGCTGTTCCTGTGCCTGGTGCCCTCGACCGTGCAGTCCTCGATCGCGTTCACCTCGATGGCGCGCGGCAATGTCGCCGGCGCCATCGTCTCGGCGTCGTTCTCCAACATCATCGGCATCGTGCTGACCCCGCTGCTGGTGCTGGCGCTGATGAGCACGACGGGCGGCGGGATCGACGCTTCGTCCATTGTGGACATCGTGCTGCAGCTGCTCGCGCCGTTCGTGCTCGGCCAGCTGCTGCGCCCGTGGCTGCGCGCGCCGATGGAACGGCACGCGGCGAAGACGAAGCTCGTCGACCGCGGCTCGATCCTGCTCGTGGTGTACGCCGCGTTCAGCGAGGGCATGCGCCAGCACATCTGGAGCTCGGTGTCCGCGCTGCGCATCGTCGCGGTCGCCGCGGTGTGCGCCGTGCTGCTCGCCGTCGTGCTGGGGCTGACCGCGCTGCTCGGCAAGCGCCTCGGGTTCACCCGCGCGGACCGCATCGTGGTGCTGTTCTGCGGTTCGAAGAAGAGCCTCGCCGCGGGACTGCCGATGGCGACGGTGTTCTTCGCCGGGCAGCCGGTCGGGCTGATCGTGCTGCCGCTGATGATCTTCCACCAGATCCAGCTGATCGTCTGCTCGGTGCTGGCGCAGCGGTTCGCCCGCGCCGCGGCCAAGGAGGACGCCGAAGACACCAGCGCGCCGCAGCCCGTCGGCGCTTGA
- a CDS encoding threonine ammonia-lyase, whose product MQSSQVTVAGIARAAETIDPVFLDSPQYLAEPLEEVTGARVVVKVETANPVRCFKGRGADFRLASTEPGSTVVCASAGNFGQGIAYAARERGVTAVVFVSAAVTDSKLARMRQLGADVRLVDGDFDGAKFAGSSFAEAEGHQFIEDGRDPAVSEGAGTIGLELARWPSPFDVVVLPLGNGALAAGVGRWVKAHSPETEIIAVSAAGAPAMHRSWHSGRVEHTDTVDTISEGVAVRLPIPEALRDMADVVDDVVLADDPATLRAMRALLASTGLVTEPAGALGLAAMLTDPGRFAGKLVATVLTGSNLPSARAADWLWGKD is encoded by the coding sequence ATGCAATCCAGTCAAGTGACGGTCGCCGGGATCGCCCGTGCCGCCGAGACGATCGACCCGGTGTTCCTCGACTCGCCCCAGTACCTCGCGGAGCCCCTCGAAGAGGTGACCGGTGCGCGGGTCGTGGTGAAGGTGGAAACCGCCAACCCGGTCCGCTGCTTCAAGGGCAGGGGCGCGGACTTCCGGCTGGCGAGCACTGAACCGGGCTCGACCGTGGTGTGCGCGTCGGCGGGCAACTTCGGGCAGGGGATCGCCTACGCCGCCCGCGAACGCGGGGTCACCGCCGTCGTGTTCGTCTCGGCCGCGGTCACCGACAGCAAGCTCGCCAGGATGCGGCAGCTCGGCGCGGACGTCCGGCTGGTCGACGGCGACTTCGACGGGGCCAAGTTCGCCGGCAGCTCCTTCGCCGAGGCCGAAGGCCACCAGTTCATCGAGGACGGCCGCGACCCCGCGGTGTCCGAGGGCGCCGGGACCATCGGCCTCGAACTGGCCCGCTGGCCGTCCCCGTTCGACGTGGTCGTGCTGCCGCTGGGCAACGGCGCGCTGGCCGCGGGCGTCGGCCGCTGGGTGAAGGCCCACTCGCCGGAGACCGAGATCATCGCGGTGAGCGCGGCGGGCGCGCCCGCGATGCACCGGTCGTGGCATTCCGGCCGGGTGGAGCACACCGACACCGTCGACACCATCTCCGAAGGGGTCGCGGTGCGCCTCCCGATCCCGGAAGCGTTGCGCGACATGGCGGACGTGGTCGACGACGTGGTGCTCGCCGACGACCCGGCCACCCTGCGCGCGATGCGGGCGCTGCTGGCTTCGACGGGTCTCGTCACCGAACCCGCGGGCGCGCTGGGCTTGGCCGCGATGCTGACCGACCCCGGCCGGTTCGCGGGCAAGCTGGTGGCTACCGTGCTCACCGGGTCGAACCTGCCGAGCGCCCGCGCGGCGGACTGGTTGTGGGGAAAGGACTGA
- a CDS encoding Lrp/AsnC family transcriptional regulator, giving the protein MHALQIDARAPFSRIANVLGVSTQTVARRYRRLRAEASLRVVGLADPHRTAGERWLVRLTASPHTAQDLAYALARRADTSWVKLCSGGTEIFGIVHASAADGRALLLHDIPRATSITAVSAHYLLHSYVGGPTAWSGRPAVLSQEQQRELAPDEDHASTASLSESDSALLAALGEDGRASHTELASATGWSPATVARRLADLRASGAIFFDIDLDGSLFGVTTQALLWMAVAPAHVDAVATALAEHPELAFLAATTGPSNLVAKALCSGPRALHEYLVHRLGAFDEIRSLETAPVLRTLKSAAPLRR; this is encoded by the coding sequence GTGCACGCGTTGCAGATCGACGCGCGGGCGCCGTTCAGCCGGATCGCGAACGTGCTCGGGGTGTCCACGCAGACCGTGGCCAGGCGCTACCGCCGCCTGCGCGCGGAGGCGTCGCTGCGCGTCGTCGGGCTGGCCGATCCGCACCGCACGGCCGGTGAGCGGTGGCTCGTGCGGCTGACCGCGAGCCCGCACACCGCGCAGGACCTCGCATACGCGTTGGCACGGCGCGCGGACACCTCGTGGGTGAAGCTGTGCTCCGGTGGTACCGAGATCTTCGGCATCGTGCACGCCTCCGCCGCGGACGGGCGTGCCCTGCTGCTGCACGACATCCCGCGCGCCACGAGCATCACCGCGGTGTCCGCGCACTACCTGTTGCACAGCTACGTCGGCGGGCCGACGGCGTGGAGCGGGCGGCCCGCCGTGCTTTCCCAGGAGCAGCAACGAGAACTGGCCCCGGACGAGGACCACGCGTCGACGGCGTCACTGTCCGAATCGGACTCGGCACTGCTCGCCGCGCTCGGCGAGGACGGCCGCGCGAGCCACACCGAGCTCGCCTCCGCGACCGGGTGGAGCCCCGCGACGGTCGCCCGCCGCCTGGCCGATCTCCGTGCGAGCGGCGCGATCTTCTTCGACATCGACCTCGACGGCTCCCTGTTCGGCGTGACGACGCAAGCGCTGCTGTGGATGGCGGTGGCGCCCGCCCATGTCGACGCGGTGGCGACGGCGCTCGCCGAGCACCCGGAGCTGGCGTTCCTCGCCGCGACGACCGGGCCGAGCAATCTCGTCGCCAAGGCGCTGTGCTCGGGCCCGCGCGCGCTGCACGAGTACCTCGTCCACCGGCTAGGCGCGTTCGACGAGATCCGCTCGCTGGAAACGGCGCCCGTGCTCAGGACCCTGAAGTCGGCGGCCCCGCTGCGGCGCTGA